AAACTATGAGAACATTATTAATATTGGCATTTATTTTAATTGGCTTTATTGGAAAAACACAAGTGGTGGTTGATTCAATAAACGGAAAAATTTATGTTGACAGAGTTCAGAAAATGGACTTGAACAAAAAGGAATTAAAAGACAGGGCAAATCGTTGGGTTGCCAAAACTTATAACAACTCTAACTATGTTACTCGAATTAATAACGAGGACAACATTTTGACAAAAGGAGCATTTGAAATAGGTGCTGACTACACAGCTTATGGAGCAACTGTTTATTCTTCACGAAAAGTGGAATATACTCTTGATTTGAAATTCAAAGATGGAC
The sequence above is a segment of the Muricauda sp. SCSIO 64092 genome. Coding sequences within it:
- a CDS encoding DUF4468 domain-containing protein: MRTLLILAFILIGFIGKTQVVVDSINGKIYVDRVQKMDLNKKELKDRANRWVAKTYNNSNYVTRINNEDNILTKGAFEIGADYTAYGATVYSSRKVEYTLDLKFKDGRYKIEISDLLFDGTDASMSLAVYFMSLEQYREFSLKAMENYDGIGKKAAIKRIKNDKKFKKDYESQQNYGKKIIPQIIKKLEQIDLSLLNFLKNKDDKDDW